One Prinia subflava isolate CZ2003 ecotype Zambia chromosome 9, Cam_Psub_1.2, whole genome shotgun sequence DNA segment encodes these proteins:
- the JAKMIP3 gene encoding janus kinase and microtubule-interacting protein 3 isoform X15 has product MARRGPSGRARGDRPDALAALQAANEELRAKLTDIQIELQQEKSKVSKLEREKNQEVKQIKEHEQHKSTVVVTELKVKLHEDKMKELQAVRETLLRQHEAELLRVIKIKDNEIQRLQTLLNAVRDGAPDKVKTVLLSEAKEEAKKGFEVEKIKMQQEISELKGAKKQVEEALTMVIQADKIKAAEIRSVYHLHQEEITRIKRECEREIRRLMEEIKFKDRAVFVLERELGVRAGHAQRLQLQKEALDEQLSQLKESDRHLSSPKRELPYASGAGDASDHSGSPQLDEKDARRFQLKIAELSGIIRKLEDRNALLSEERNELLKRLREAESQYKPILDKNKRLSRKNEELSHALRRMENKLKFVTQENIAMRQRTGAIRRPSSLNDLDHSQEEREVDFLRLQVIEQQNIIDELSKTLETAGYVKSVMERDKLLRFRKQRKKMTRIPKKPVVETFYGYDEEASLESDGSSISYQTDRTDHTPCTPEDDLEEGMAKEETELRFRQLTMEYQALQRAYALLQEQVGGTLDAEREVKTREQLQAEIHRSQAQIEDLEKALAEQGQDMKWIEEKQALYRRNQELVEKIRQMEAEEARLRHDVQDAKDQNELLEFRILELEERERRSPAITFHHGPFTEGKSPLQVYCEAEGVTDIVVAELMKKLDILGDNAVSNLTNEEQVVIIQARTVLTLAEKWLQQIEVTEAALQQKMLDLENEKELFSKQKGYLDDELDFRKQSLDQAHKQILELEAMLYDALQQEAGAKISDLLSEEEKEKLKSAVEQWKRQVMSELRERDAQILRERMELIQHAQQRIKELEERIEGQKRQIKELEEKFLFLFLFFSLAFILWS; this is encoded by the exons GTCAGCAAgttggaaagggagaaaaatcaggaaGTGAAGCAGATCAAGGAGCACGAACAGCATAAAAGCACAGTGGTGGTCACAGAGCTCAAAGTCAAACTTCACGAAGACAAAATGAAGGAGCTCCAAGCAGTTCGAGAAACACTCCTGAGGCAGCACGAAGCTGAACTGCTGAGagtaataaaaatcaaagacaATGAAATCCAGAGGCTCCAGACCCTGCTGAACGCCGTGCGTGACGGGGCCCCGGACAAGGTGAAGACGGTGCTGCTCAGCGAGGCCAAGGAGGAGGCCAAGAAGGGCTTCGAGGTGGAGAAAATCAAAATGCAGCAAGAAATTTCTGAGCTGAAGGGGGCTAAGAAGCAGGTGGAGGAGGCTCTGACGATGGTCATCCAAGCTGACAAAATCAAAGCCGCGGAGATCAGGAGCGTGTACCACCTGCACCAGGAGGAGATCACCAGGATCAAGAGGGAGTGCGAGAGGGAGATCCGCAGGCTG ATGGAGGAGATTAAGTTTAAGGACAGAGCAGTCTTCGTGCTGGAGAGAGAGTTAGGGGTGCGAGCCGGGCATGCTCAGAGACTGCAGCTCCAAAAGGAGGCTTTAGATGAACAACTGTCCCAGCTCAAAGAGTCTGACCGGCACCTGAGCAGCCCCAAGCGGGAACTTCCTTATGCAAGTGGTGCAGGAGACGCTTCAGATCACTCGGGAAGCCCC CAGTTGGATGAAAAGGATGCCCGGCGCTTCCAGCTGAAAATCGCGGAGCTGAGCGGGATCATCCGCAAGCTGGAGGACAGGAACGCGCTGCTGTCGGAGGAGAGGAACGAGCTG ctgaAACGTCTCAGAGAAGCAGAAAGTCAGTACAAGCCCATTTTGGACAAAAACAAACGTCTCAGTAGGAAGAATGAGGAGTTGTCACATGCCTTACGTCGAATGGAGAATAAATTGAAATTTGTGACGCAGGAGAATATAGCGATG AGGCAAAGAACTGGAGCAATAAGGAGACCAAGCTCACTAAATGACCTCGACCACAGccaggaagaaagggaagtgGATTTCCTGAGACTACAAGTAATTGAGCAGCAAAACATCATTGATGAGCTGTCCAAG ACCCTGGAGACTGCTGGCTATGTGAAGAGTGTCATG GAACGTGATAAGCTGCTCAGGTtcaggaagcaaaggaaaaaaatgacaagaatTCCTAAG aaGCCGGTGGTGGAGACGTTCTATGGCTACGACGAGGAGGCTTCCCTGGAGTCGGACGGCTCCTCCATCTCGTACCAGACCGACCGCACCGACCACACGCCCTGCACGCCCGAGGACGACCTGGAGGAG GGCATGGCCAAGGAGGAGACGGAGCTGCGGTTCCGGCAGCTGACGATGGAGTACCAGGCGCTGCAGCGCGCCTAcgccctgctgcaggagcaggtcGGGGGCACCCTGGACGCGGAGCGGGAAGTGAag ACACGTGAGCAGCTCCAAGCAGAAATACACCGGTCCCAGGCTCAGATAGAAgacctggagaaggctctggctgagcagggacag GACATGAAGTGGATTGAGGAGAAGCAGGCATTGTACAGAAGAAATCAGGAGCTGGTAGAAAAG ATCAGGCAGATGGAGGCCGAGGAGGCGCGCCTCAGACACGACGTGCAGGACGCCAAGGACCAGAACGAGCTGCTGGAGTTCAGGAtcctggagctggag gagagggagagaagatcCCCTGCCATCACCTTCCACCACGGCCCCTTCACGGAGGGGAAGAGCCCTCTGCAGGTGTACTGCGAGGCCGAGGGTGTCACA GACATTGTAGTAGCAGAGCTGATGAAAAAGTTGGACATTTTAGGGGATAACGCCGTAAGT AACCTGACCAACGAAGAGCAGGTGGTCATCATCCAGGCAAGGACCGTGCTCACGCTGGCAGAGAAG TGGCTCCAGCAGATCGAGGTGACCGaggctgcactgcagcagaagATGCTGGACCTGGAGAACGAGAAG GAGCTGTTCAGCAAGCAGAAGGGCTACCTGGACGACGAGCTGGACTTCAGGAAGCAGTCCCTGGACCAGGCTCACAAG CAAATTCTGGAATTAGAAGCCATGCTCTATGATGCCCTGCAGCAAGAAGCTGGAGCCAAAATTTCCGACCTTCTTtcagaagaggagaaggagaagctgaAGAGCGCCGTGGAGCAGTGGAAGCGGCAGGTGATGAGCGAGCTGCGGGAGAGGGACGCCCAAATCCTGCGGGAGAGGATGGAGCTCATCCAGCACGCCCAGCAG AGAATTAAAGAGCTAGAAGAAAGAATTGAAGGccaaaaaagacaaataaaagagTTAGAGGAAAAG tttttatttttgtttttatttttctctttagcttTCATTCTTTGGTCATAG
- the JAKMIP3 gene encoding janus kinase and microtubule-interacting protein 3 isoform X24, with protein sequence MARRGPSGRARGDRPDALAALQAANEELRAKLTDIQIELQQEKSKVSKLEREKNQEVKQIKEHEQHKSTVVVTELKVKLHEDKMKELQAVRETLLRQHEAELLRVIKIKDNEIQRLQTLLNAVRDGAPDKVKTVLLSEAKEEAKKGFEVEKIKMQQEISELKGAKKQVEEALTMVIQADKIKAAEIRSVYHLHQEEITRIKRECEREIRRLMEEIKFKDRAVFVLERELGVRAGHAQRLQLQKEALDEQLSQLKESDRHLSSPKRELPYASGAGDASDHSGSPEQQLDEKDARRFQLKIAELSGIIRKLEDRNALLSEERNELLKRLREAESQYKPILDKNKRLSRKNEELSHALRRMENKLKFVTQENIAMRQRTGAIRRPSSLNDLDHSQEEREVDFLRLQVIEQQNIIDELSKTLETAGYVKSVMERDKLLRFRKQRKKMTRIPKKPVVETFYGYDEEASLESDGSSISYQTDRTDHTPCTPEDDLEEGMAKEETELRFRQLTMEYQALQRAYALLQEQVGGTLDAEREVKTREQLQAEIHRSQAQIEDLEKALAEQGQDMKWIEEKQALYRRNQELVEKIRQMEAEEARLRHDVQDAKDQNELLEFRILELEERERRSPAITFHHGPFTEGKSPLQVYCEAEGVTDIVVAELMKKLDILGDNAVSNLTNEEQVVIIQARTVLTLAEKWLQQIEVTEAALQQKMLDLENEKELFSKQKGYLDDELDFRKQSLDQAHKKRRRRS encoded by the exons GTCAGCAAgttggaaagggagaaaaatcaggaaGTGAAGCAGATCAAGGAGCACGAACAGCATAAAAGCACAGTGGTGGTCACAGAGCTCAAAGTCAAACTTCACGAAGACAAAATGAAGGAGCTCCAAGCAGTTCGAGAAACACTCCTGAGGCAGCACGAAGCTGAACTGCTGAGagtaataaaaatcaaagacaATGAAATCCAGAGGCTCCAGACCCTGCTGAACGCCGTGCGTGACGGGGCCCCGGACAAGGTGAAGACGGTGCTGCTCAGCGAGGCCAAGGAGGAGGCCAAGAAGGGCTTCGAGGTGGAGAAAATCAAAATGCAGCAAGAAATTTCTGAGCTGAAGGGGGCTAAGAAGCAGGTGGAGGAGGCTCTGACGATGGTCATCCAAGCTGACAAAATCAAAGCCGCGGAGATCAGGAGCGTGTACCACCTGCACCAGGAGGAGATCACCAGGATCAAGAGGGAGTGCGAGAGGGAGATCCGCAGGCTG ATGGAGGAGATTAAGTTTAAGGACAGAGCAGTCTTCGTGCTGGAGAGAGAGTTAGGGGTGCGAGCCGGGCATGCTCAGAGACTGCAGCTCCAAAAGGAGGCTTTAGATGAACAACTGTCCCAGCTCAAAGAGTCTGACCGGCACCTGAGCAGCCCCAAGCGGGAACTTCCTTATGCAAGTGGTGCAGGAGACGCTTCAGATCACTCGGGAAGCCCC GAACAGCAGTTGGATGAAAAGGATGCCCGGCGCTTCCAGCTGAAAATCGCGGAGCTGAGCGGGATCATCCGCAAGCTGGAGGACAGGAACGCGCTGCTGTCGGAGGAGAGGAACGAGCTG ctgaAACGTCTCAGAGAAGCAGAAAGTCAGTACAAGCCCATTTTGGACAAAAACAAACGTCTCAGTAGGAAGAATGAGGAGTTGTCACATGCCTTACGTCGAATGGAGAATAAATTGAAATTTGTGACGCAGGAGAATATAGCGATG AGGCAAAGAACTGGAGCAATAAGGAGACCAAGCTCACTAAATGACCTCGACCACAGccaggaagaaagggaagtgGATTTCCTGAGACTACAAGTAATTGAGCAGCAAAACATCATTGATGAGCTGTCCAAG ACCCTGGAGACTGCTGGCTATGTGAAGAGTGTCATG GAACGTGATAAGCTGCTCAGGTtcaggaagcaaaggaaaaaaatgacaagaatTCCTAAG aaGCCGGTGGTGGAGACGTTCTATGGCTACGACGAGGAGGCTTCCCTGGAGTCGGACGGCTCCTCCATCTCGTACCAGACCGACCGCACCGACCACACGCCCTGCACGCCCGAGGACGACCTGGAGGAG GGCATGGCCAAGGAGGAGACGGAGCTGCGGTTCCGGCAGCTGACGATGGAGTACCAGGCGCTGCAGCGCGCCTAcgccctgctgcaggagcaggtcGGGGGCACCCTGGACGCGGAGCGGGAAGTGAag ACACGTGAGCAGCTCCAAGCAGAAATACACCGGTCCCAGGCTCAGATAGAAgacctggagaaggctctggctgagcagggacag GACATGAAGTGGATTGAGGAGAAGCAGGCATTGTACAGAAGAAATCAGGAGCTGGTAGAAAAG ATCAGGCAGATGGAGGCCGAGGAGGCGCGCCTCAGACACGACGTGCAGGACGCCAAGGACCAGAACGAGCTGCTGGAGTTCAGGAtcctggagctggag gagagggagagaagatcCCCTGCCATCACCTTCCACCACGGCCCCTTCACGGAGGGGAAGAGCCCTCTGCAGGTGTACTGCGAGGCCGAGGGTGTCACA GACATTGTAGTAGCAGAGCTGATGAAAAAGTTGGACATTTTAGGGGATAACGCCGTAAGT AACCTGACCAACGAAGAGCAGGTGGTCATCATCCAGGCAAGGACCGTGCTCACGCTGGCAGAGAAG TGGCTCCAGCAGATCGAGGTGACCGaggctgcactgcagcagaagATGCTGGACCTGGAGAACGAGAAG GAGCTGTTCAGCAAGCAGAAGGGCTACCTGGACGACGAGCTGGACTTCAGGAAGCAGTCCCTGGACCAGGCTCACAAG aagaggagaaggagaagctga